Proteins from a genomic interval of Plasmodium reichenowi strain SY57 chromosome 11, whole genome shotgun sequence:
- a CDS encoding vacuolar ATP synthase subunit f, putative, translating to MASRRHRLFNETDLKIYIIGDEDSVVGFLLAGIGFRDGLGKKNFFIVNSKTNKSEIEEVFKEYSSKHDCGVILINQQIADEIRYLVDLHDKILPTVLEIPSKDKPFDPNKDSIIQRVKLFFGGDISHL from the exons atggCATCACGAAGACATAGACTATTTAATGAAACGGatttaaagatatatattattggAGATGAA GACTCAGTAGTAGGTTTTTTATTAGCTGGAATTGGCTTTCGTGATGGTctaggaaaaaaaaattttttcataGTCAATTCAA aaaCTAATAAAAGTGAAATTGAAGAAGTTTTCAAAGAGTATTCTTCAAAACATGACTGTGGAGTAATACTTATTAATCAACaa attGCCGATGAAATTAGATATCTAGTTGATTTACATGATAAAATTTTACCAACTGTCCTTGAAATACCATCAAAAGATAAACCTTTTGATCCAAATAAAGATTCTATAATTCAACGAGTGAAACTCTTTTTTGGAGGAGATATTTCTCATCTATAA
- a CDS encoding carbonic anhydrase, putative, whose protein sequence is MKLLYLLYPILLFYNVNVFINYRKSRLMLEMIDKYNTHFVQTTKPYYEFNVTNLSNSKKKKKKKKRENHLIGSGENMQKKDEKNIKDFHINDYEIVGKTIHNKENRDAFKMNKNKLNDNEELFYMDSILSYKPNKKKLFTYSFSENEGNSEKEETLYNFENRKNINSVQNNINKTFLYNKLKNVDYYEHGYNWDIGQCKTGKYQSPVDLPMKDLKERELKNISDVYLNLFDDDNYAWNNYNKPWMKGDFFYYYECFIKKIVINRQNNIFQIKAARDGIIPFGVLFTTEEPAMFYADQIHFHAPSEHTFQGSGNRREIEMQIFHSTNYFYDIQDDKSKYKKKYGLHIYNNLKKNSKETSKKDSSRYHSYLMSYLMNSLSNEQLQNKYNKKKRIKKRKNQYEVISITFTSAEINASTINAFKKLPSEKFLRTIINVSSSVHVGSDPTLVELKDALNLDALMMMLNIEDMQFLSYQGSSTLPLCDENVSWKVAKQPLPVSTETILNFYYLLKKHTPNYSGSDNDNYRSLQNVEDNTRHYRKFSLVQVFPIQVLISSAISNVEDKEVINIIKDISPKNMSFSYYSKWDIYFILFIFYNIVLFLF, encoded by the exons ATGAAgcttttatatttactatATCCCATTTTACTCTTTTACAACGTAAACGTATTTATTAACTATAGGAAGAGTAGACTAATGCTTGAAATgatagataaatataataccCATTTTGTACAAACAACCAAACCTTATTACGAATTTAATGTAACTAATCTATCTaattccaaaaaaaaaaaaaaaaaaaagaaaagggAAAATCACCTGATCGGTTCAGGTGAAAATATGCAAAAAAaggatgaaaaaaatataaaggattttcatataaatgattATGAAATAGTTGGGAAAACAATTCATAACAAAGAGAACAGGGATGCttttaaaatgaataaaaataaattaaatgataacgaagaattattttatatggaCAGTATATTATCTTATAAACCAAATAAAAAGAAGTTATTTACTTATTCCTTTTCCGAAAATGAAGGAAATTCTGAAAAAGAAGAGACCctttataattttgaaaataggaaaaatataaatagcgtacaaaataatattaacaagacctttttatataacaaattGAAAAATGTAGATTATTATGAGCATGGTTATAATTGGGATATAGGTCAATGTAAAACAGGGAAATATCAATCTCCTGTTGATTTACCTATGAAAGATTTAAAGGAGAgagaattaaaaaatataagtgatgtgtatttaaatttatttgaCGATGACAATTATGCATGGAACAATTATAACAAACCATGGATGAAAGGagattttttttattattatgaatgttttataaaaaaaattgttattaatagacaaaataatatatttcaaataaaaGCTGCAAGAGATGGAATAATACCATTTGGTGTGTTATTTACTACTGAAGAACCTGCTATGTTTTATGCAGATCAAATCCATTTTCATGCTCCTAGCGAACATACATTTCAAGGTTCAGGTAATAGAAGAGAAATTGAAATGCAAATATTTCATAGtacaaattatttttatgatatacAAGATGATAAATccaaatataaaaaaaaatacgggttacatatatataataatttaaaaaaaaattctaaAGAAACTTCAAAAAAAGATTCAAGTAGGTATCATTCTTATCTAATGTCCTATTTAATGAATAGCTTATCAAATGAACAATTacaaaacaaatataataaaaaaaaaagaataaaaaagagGAAAAACCAATATGAAGTAATATCTATTACATTTACTAGTGCAGAAATTAATGCTTCAACTATTAATGCTTTTAAGAAATTACCATCCGAAAAATTTCTAAGAActataataaatgtatcAAGTTCAGTTCACGTCGGTTCAG ATCCAACTTTGGTGGAATTAAAGGACGCTTTAAACCTGGATGCCTTGATGATGATGTTAAATATTGAAGACATGCAATTTTTGTCATATCAAGGATCTTCTACATTACCCCTATGTGATGAGAATGTATCCTGGAAAGTAGCCAAACAACCTTTGCCTGTATCAACTGAAAccattttaaatttttattatctcCTAAAAAAGCATACACCTAATTATTCAGGTAGCgataatgataattacAGGAGTTTACAAAATGTCGAAGATAATACAAGACATTATAGAAAGTTTTCTTTAGTTCAAGTTTTTCCTATACAAGTGTTAATTTCATCAGCTATATCAAATGTAGAGGATAAGGAagttattaatattattaaagaTATATCTCCTAAAAATATGTCCTTCTCATATTATTCTAAATgggatatatatttcattttatttatcttttataacATTGTATTGTTCTTATTTTGA